The DNA sequence gactagaacggcgctatacaagtacagcccatttaccatttaccatttacttcTCAACAGACCcccaaaatattttcaaaacacTATTTCCAAAGTGATATGTGGCCTAATATTTTATCTATTCCTTGAATTTCTAATTGAAACAGCAGTAATGTTATTACTAAACCCTATGGTAAATATCTGCATCTGACAAACGCATAGTAGTATTTGCTTGCGCAAATCTGCACAGCTGAAATCTTGATCCCCGGATATAATCTGTGTATTATACGGGATCCGTACCTTCCTACAGTCACAGCCCAGGTCAGATCTCATAAGGGTCCAATtggaggagaaaagaaatagaaagagcGCGTTTAGAAACGGGAAGCTGCTCAGTGGTTTTGTGTAGTGCGCACCTCCCCTCTCTGTAGCACAAGAGCCTCCTCTAATTCCTGCTCTTCATGCCAGAGCCTGCAGCTGTCTCTGTTGCGTCCCACCGCCGCCGTTGTGGGAAAATCGTCGCCCTGCATGACGAACCGACGGGAGACTTTTTCCCCCCTTGAAGTGACAGAGCGAAGCCGAAGGATCGTAACTTTAAAACAATTTCCAAAACTGTTAGGAGACTGAATGAAGACACCTGACAGCTCGTAACGCCCCGTCCGTGTGTTGCCTGAAATCTTTGCAACTGTGAAGGCTATAGGAATGTGGAATACAAGTGTATCTCAGCGGTGAGTGTTGTAATGCGTTTatcatttctgtctctctctagtATTTGTTAGACTGCGTGTAGGCGTTCCGCAAAATTAAGTTTGTGTTTCCTGCCCGCGCACGAGTGGTTTTGATTGCAAATGTCATTTACGTTGAATAGTTATAGCATGCAGCAACAGATCAGTGACAttttaatctgttattttctgtcTAAGAATGCGTTTAAATACCAAAAAATAAGCTTAAACATCAAATATTTCTTCATCTGCTCATCCCTCTCATGCAGTAAAAGGACCTGCCTCTGCCCCTGACACCATGACCACAGACCTGAACTTGACCTCTCTGCTGAATGTGACAGATCTCCACAATCACACAAGAGGATGTTCCCTCACCAAGACAGGTTTTCAGTTCTACTATCTGCCCACCGTCTATATCATGGTCTTCATCACAGGGCTGGTGGGCAACAGCCTGGCCATTTGGATGTTTGTGTGCCACATGAGACCCTGGAGCAGCATCTCTGTCTACATGTTCAACCTGGCTCTGGCTGACTTCTGCTACGTCCTGTCTTTGCCTTTCCTCATCTTTTACTACTTCAACAAGACCGACTGGATATTCGGTGATGTTCTGTGCCGACTGCAGAGATTCATTTTCCACGTTAATCTGTACGGGAGCATTTTGTTTCTGACCTGCATCAGTGTTCACAGGTACTCCGGGGTGGTGCACCCGCTCAAGTCTCTGGGTCgactgaagaagaaaaatgcgGTTATTACCAGCGCGTTGGTGTGGGCGGTGGTCGTTATAGGCATCTCTCCCATCCTATATTATTCCAGGACCGGCTTGAAGCGCAATGCAACCATTTGTTATGACACCACCACTGAGGATGAGTTACCAGGTTATTTTATCTACAGCATGACTTTGACTGTGTTTGGGTTCTGCGTCCCTTTTATAATCATATTTTGCTGCTATGGCATGATTGTCAAAGCGTTAATCTGCAATGACATGAACAATGCGCCTCTGCGGCAGAAATCTATCCACCTGGTTATCATCGTGCTCGCAGTCTTCGCCGTCTCCTACCTGCCTTTCCATGTGATGAAGAACCTTAACATGAGGGCAAGGCTGTACTTCCAGAGCCCTGACATGTGTGATTTTAATAACCGCGTCTACGCCACCTACCAGGTGACGCGGGGGCTGGCCAGCCTCAACAGCTGTGTGGATCCTATTCTTTACTTCTTGGCTGGAGATACCTTCCGGAGGAAGCTTTCAAGGGCCACTAAAAAACCCTCCAGAAAGGGGGACAATGTCCTTCAGTCCAAGAGCGAGGAGACGGCGCTCAACAGCCTGGCTGAGTATGTGGAGAATGGGGACAGGAGGATGTGACAGGGCACAGAGGTGGCCTCTGTGTGCCAGTCATGGCTGTGGATTTTGGAAATAGTACTAGAAGCCACAATGGACCTGGGATTGAATAAGTAAATGCACTGTGTGGACTGAAGgctgtgtgtaaaatgtaatgGGACGATGGTTTATAGAACTGTAGGATAAATACTCCATTTAACCCTGTGATGACCATCGGTTGCTTGCAGCCTGTCGATGTCGATAAACTATTGTACTGTATTGTTCTATACATGTATTGTAGAGCCATCACTCTTCATTCTCACTGAGTAGTTCGTGTTGTTTACACTTTGGACAAAATGAACATTATGATCAGCCAAGCTAAGGGAAATAGGTTTTCCTACAGGCAATAATGTCCTGTTCATCAATTTGTTCAGAAAAAATAGGACTGAGGATGGATAGCACCTTCTGCAGCCGCCAAGCTGATGCTTAATCAATAGCTATTAAGCAGGTGAGAGCTTGTGGTTAAAGAAGTGTACCTGGGACGGCTTTTGGAGGAAAAAAGTAAATGCACTGAACCTGAGATTGCTGCATGGATGTGCTGTGCAGACATTGTAATGCACTATGACTAGGGGACTCTCTGCTCTGAGGGCTACCTATCACTCCTCGTTTCTTTCTCCATCTATTACCGACTGGGCGAGGAATGTGGTCgaacagtttttcattttgacagcTCTGAGGTTAAGGTCCGCGACGGCTCTGTTACCACAATCTTTCTCGATTTGTTAACCTGTtctctacagaaaaaaaaatagaagataaTACTCAACAGTATTTTGTGTATATGATACTACAAT is a window from the Thunnus thynnus chromosome 7, fThuThy2.1, whole genome shotgun sequence genome containing:
- the p2ry1 gene encoding P2Y purinoceptor 1; the encoded protein is MTTDLNLTSLLNVTDLHNHTRGCSLTKTGFQFYYLPTVYIMVFITGLVGNSLAIWMFVCHMRPWSSISVYMFNLALADFCYVLSLPFLIFYYFNKTDWIFGDVLCRLQRFIFHVNLYGSILFLTCISVHRYSGVVHPLKSLGRLKKKNAVITSALVWAVVVIGISPILYYSRTGLKRNATICYDTTTEDELPGYFIYSMTLTVFGFCVPFIIIFCCYGMIVKALICNDMNNAPLRQKSIHLVIIVLAVFAVSYLPFHVMKNLNMRARLYFQSPDMCDFNNRVYATYQVTRGLASLNSCVDPILYFLAGDTFRRKLSRATKKPSRKGDNVLQSKSEETALNSLAEYVENGDRRM